Proteins from a single region of Carassius carassius chromosome 25, fCarCar2.1, whole genome shotgun sequence:
- the hsd17b8 gene encoding estradiol 17-beta-dehydrogenase 8 has product MAASSRLISRLTLVTGGGSGIGRAVCQRFASEGASVIVADRNEESANQTLELLSRDHRGQGHMALGVDVSSKDSVETLVTNIQRRFFQPPSVCVNAAGITQDEFLLKMEEDDFDKVIRVNLKGTFLVTQAVSKALVSAGAVKGSIISVGSIVGKVGNMGQVNYSASKAGVEGLTRTAAKELSKFGIRCNCVLPGFITTPMTDKVPEKVIDKLTAIIPMGRMGEPAEVADACAFLASDDSQYITGISIEVAGGLFIG; this is encoded by the exons ATGGCGGCGTCCTCTCGACTCATATCCAGACTGACTTTAGTTACGG GAGGCGGCAGTGGCATCGGCAGGGCTGTGTGTCAGAGATTCGCCTCTGAAGGAGCTTCTGTAATAGTGGCTGACCGCAATGAAGAATCAGCCAATCAGACACTGGAGCTGCTGTCACGTGACCACAGAGGTCAGGGGCACATGGCTCTGGGGGTGGACGTGTCATCAAAGGACAGTGTGGAGACACTAGTGACAAATATACAG CGCCGCTTCTTCCAGCCgccgtctgtgtgtgtgaatgcagccGGGATCACTCAAGATGAATTCCTGCTCAAGATGGAAGAAGATGACTTTGACAAAGTCATTAGAGTCAATCTGAAG GGTACGTTTCTTGTGACTCAGGCCGTCTCGAAGGCTTTAGTTTCTGCAGGCGCTGTGAAGGGCTCCATCATCTCTGTGGGCAGCATAGTGGGCAAG GTTGGGAACATGGGGCAGGTGAATTACTCGGCTTCTAAAGCAGGAGTGGAGGGCCTCACTCGAACCGCTGCCAAAGAGCTGAGCAA GTTTGGTATTCGCTGCAACTGTGTCCTGCCAGGGTTTATCACTACACCCATGACAGATAAAGTACCAGAGAAAGTCATTGATAAA CTCACAGCCATTATTCCAATGGGAAGGATGGGAGAACCTGCTG AAGTAGCTGATGCATGTGCCTTTCTGGCTTCTGATGACAGTCAATATATTACTGGAATCAGCATTGAAGTAGCTG GTGGACTCTTCATCGGCTGA